In the genome of Candidatus Lernaella stagnicola, one region contains:
- a CDS encoding lysylphosphatidylglycerol synthase transmembrane domain-containing protein, whose protein sequence is MADVKTTPWHRDPKTWIGLLVLAIVVFAGFCVAGPDRIWQWLLAYKYWLLFLILVELAMAGLARSRDPKVYVGLAISVLFIWLAFRDLDPRLMGRSILEANPWLLLFVSAQVLFMLFVRGHRWTLFLKPVKPGISWIKLGWSTCVGFAVNNMLPARLGEVARSISASRKTGLPFTTVFGSVVVERLYDTLSVLVLFVLSLFVFDFAEPMQRLTAAVYQEFGYEITQRSIAINFGALVALILAAIITLKWKTEWSLRVARIFLRPLPVRWRDKIIDAMRTFIGGLTQTTNPWEIAWILFLSAGLWVISWFSVMVGLWACGIDVGGTEAVLVIMAMVIAVSIPASPGYVGPYHFLTAKAITMVANVPWEQAFAAATAIHLANYIPQTLSGLYALSREGISLKQITDEASHTPDRDPATS, encoded by the coding sequence ATGGCTGACGTAAAAACCACTCCGTGGCACCGCGATCCCAAAACGTGGATCGGGTTGCTTGTCTTGGCCATCGTTGTGTTCGCCGGCTTCTGCGTTGCCGGGCCGGACCGTATTTGGCAATGGCTGCTCGCCTACAAGTACTGGCTGTTGTTCTTGATCCTCGTCGAGTTGGCGATGGCCGGGCTGGCGCGTTCGCGCGATCCGAAAGTGTACGTCGGCTTGGCGATTTCGGTGCTTTTTATCTGGCTGGCGTTTCGCGATCTCGATCCGCGTTTGATGGGCCGCTCGATCCTCGAGGCCAATCCGTGGCTGCTGCTGTTCGTGTCGGCGCAGGTACTTTTCATGCTTTTCGTGCGCGGCCATCGGTGGACGCTCTTTTTGAAACCGGTGAAGCCCGGAATCTCCTGGATCAAGCTGGGCTGGTCGACGTGCGTCGGATTTGCGGTCAACAACATGCTGCCGGCGCGCCTGGGTGAGGTGGCGCGATCGATCAGCGCCAGCCGGAAGACGGGGCTGCCTTTCACGACGGTATTCGGATCAGTCGTCGTCGAGAGGCTGTACGATACGCTCAGCGTGCTCGTGTTGTTTGTCCTTAGCTTGTTCGTATTCGATTTTGCCGAGCCGATGCAACGCCTCACCGCCGCGGTCTACCAAGAGTTCGGCTACGAAATCACGCAGCGCAGTATTGCGATCAATTTCGGCGCGTTGGTCGCGCTCATTCTGGCGGCGATCATCACGCTCAAGTGGAAGACCGAGTGGAGCCTGCGCGTGGCGCGAATTTTCCTCAGGCCGCTGCCCGTCCGCTGGCGGGATAAAATCATCGATGCCATGCGCACCTTCATCGGCGGTCTGACGCAGACGACCAATCCATGGGAAATCGCCTGGATCCTCTTTTTGTCGGCGGGGCTGTGGGTGATCAGTTGGTTCTCGGTGATGGTCGGCCTGTGGGCCTGCGGCATCGACGTCGGCGGCACCGAGGCCGTGCTCGTGATCATGGCGATGGTCATCGCCGTTTCCATACCGGCCAGCCCGGGCTACGTCGGCCCCTATCACTTCCTGACCGCCAAGGCGATCACGATGGTCGCCAACGTCCCGTGGGAACAAGCTTTCGCCGCCGCCACGGCGATCCACCTGGCCAATTACATCCCGCAGACGCTTTCGGGCCTGTACGCACTCTCCCGCGAGGGCATTTCCCTCAAGCAAATCACGGACGAAGCTTCGCACACCCCGGATCGAGATCCCGCAACTTCCTAG
- a CDS encoding peptidoglycan DD-metalloendopeptidase family protein, translating to MRRFFRLAVILLVALMAAAEAFAADPEVERRLAAETAKMRAAMSAERSLLRQLYAIDHLRYQHEKNLAKIGSGLEEVRRQMAGDAAQIERLQTQMPIRAARLGRRLAALYRMGRGGFWKVLLTSDSFRTFLRRYRALQQIVEMDAEALATHRTQLLAIRRKRRDLERRRAHLMVLREQENQAAVNIEVEKRKKMYLLTEIRRDKALAARLSRDLVRQDAALGQTVAAIPDQTPVPRADRPLRLDFAQHRGYLPSPVHGPIVGYFGRRMHEQFGTETRSNGIDIAAPTGTPVRAVADGMVRYIGEFLGYGRVLIVDHGQRFHSLYAHLGSFARARGDTVYQGEVVGTIGSSSLLGRSVLHFEIRRKGVAVDPLLWLRATP from the coding sequence ATGAGACGGTTTTTTCGACTTGCCGTGATCCTTTTGGTCGCGCTGATGGCGGCGGCGGAGGCGTTCGCCGCGGATCCGGAAGTGGAACGGCGCCTGGCCGCGGAAACGGCCAAAATGCGGGCCGCGATGAGTGCCGAACGCAGTCTCCTGCGGCAGCTTTACGCCATCGACCATCTTCGTTACCAGCACGAGAAAAATCTGGCGAAAATCGGCTCCGGCCTGGAGGAAGTTCGCCGTCAGATGGCCGGCGACGCCGCGCAGATCGAGCGCTTGCAGACGCAAATGCCGATTCGCGCCGCCCGCTTGGGACGGCGATTGGCCGCTTTGTATCGAATGGGACGCGGCGGTTTCTGGAAGGTGTTGTTGACCAGCGATTCTTTTCGCACGTTTCTGCGGCGGTACCGCGCCTTGCAGCAGATCGTGGAGATGGATGCCGAAGCGCTGGCGACTCACCGGACGCAGCTTCTGGCGATACGCCGGAAGCGCCGCGACTTGGAGCGCCGGCGCGCCCATTTGATGGTGTTGCGGGAACAAGAGAATCAGGCTGCGGTCAACATCGAGGTGGAAAAACGCAAGAAAATGTACCTATTGACCGAAATTCGCCGCGATAAAGCGCTGGCCGCACGTTTGTCGCGCGATTTGGTTCGGCAAGACGCCGCACTGGGCCAGACCGTCGCGGCAATCCCCGATCAAACTCCCGTCCCCCGGGCGGATCGACCCTTGCGCCTTGACTTCGCCCAACACAGAGGGTATCTACCAAGTCCGGTTCACGGGCCGATCGTTGGGTACTTCGGGCGCCGCATGCATGAGCAGTTCGGCACCGAGACACGATCCAACGGCATTGATATCGCCGCCCCGACCGGAACGCCGGTGCGAGCCGTGGCCGACGGTATGGTCCGCTACATCGGTGAGTTCTTGGGTTATGGGCGCGTGCTGATCGTCGACCACGGTCAGCGTTTTCACAGCCTTTATGCCCACCTGGGAAGTTTCGCCCGCGCTCGGGGCGACACGGTATACCAGGGCGAAGTGGTCGGCACCATTGGATCGTCCAGCCTGTTGGGACGATCGGTGTTACATTTCGAGATACGCCGGAAAGGGGTGGCCGTCGACCCCTTGCTCTGGCTGCGAGCGACACCCTAA
- a CDS encoding Ig-like domain-containing protein gives MKWMKVIMPILALAFLVVACGGGAASMDLNKKAVKLEDKGATAQLSAVFKDKDGNVVDSKNAVKWQTSDATVATVANGTVAAVGTGKATVSAMSGDFTATAAVTVQIPAKVTIAPGVLALKEGAGGAFSAKVLDQKGKLIAGKSPKFSIANSSVASISGGGKVKAKGIGVTGVTATYGGLQATAKVKVTSGKDEAAPPPAKFGKKKVKKAKKPKKFGKKKKKK, from the coding sequence ATGAAGTGGATGAAAGTAATCATGCCGATTTTGGCACTGGCTTTTTTGGTCGTCGCGTGCGGCGGCGGTGCGGCCAGTATGGATTTGAACAAAAAAGCGGTGAAGCTCGAGGACAAGGGCGCCACCGCGCAACTGTCGGCCGTATTTAAAGACAAAGACGGAAACGTGGTCGACTCCAAGAACGCCGTGAAGTGGCAGACCAGCGACGCCACTGTGGCGACGGTCGCCAACGGCACCGTGGCGGCGGTCGGCACCGGCAAAGCCACGGTTAGCGCCATGTCCGGTGATTTCACCGCGACGGCAGCCGTGACGGTCCAGATTCCTGCGAAAGTGACGATCGCCCCAGGCGTGTTGGCTCTCAAAGAGGGCGCAGGCGGCGCTTTCAGCGCGAAAGTGTTGGACCAAAAAGGCAAGCTGATTGCCGGCAAGAGCCCGAAATTCTCCATTGCCAATTCCAGCGTCGCCTCGATTAGCGGTGGCGGCAAAGTCAAGGCCAAGGGCATCGGCGTCACCGGCGTGACCGCGACCTATGGTGGCTTGCAGGCAACGGCGAAAGTCAAAGTGACCTCGGGTAAAGACGAGGCGGCTCCGCCCCCGGCGAAGTTCGGCAAGAAGAAAGTGAAAAAGGCCAAGAAACCCAAGAAATTCGGAAAGAAGAAGAAGAAGAAATAG
- a CDS encoding permease-like cell division protein FtsX: MKSAIEQFVSRSARNIRADLGANITTILAVGLAVSIPLVFSLLAVNLGALVDAFVGEVEVVAYISIDASQGQIDGAVARIGQMPEVKSVTLVTSEMALKRFAEELPEVADVVRELGENPLPPSLEIILHRGFDNRVAMDDFAGRVAQLPGVVEVDDGRRWIDRLSRFIRYTWALALVMGLFLSLAAGLLVANTIRLAIYRRRDEIGIYRLVGATKGFIRGPLLAEGVFQGVVGSLLALGLCYGLYRYILHRVSRGDSIRDWLLGGVNLIWPGWTVVVAVLALGGAIGLVASYLSTRRFLRV, from the coding sequence ATGAAAAGCGCGATCGAGCAGTTCGTATCCCGTAGCGCGCGCAATATCCGAGCCGACCTCGGCGCGAATATCACCACGATCCTGGCGGTCGGGCTGGCGGTGTCGATACCGCTTGTATTCAGCTTGCTGGCCGTCAACCTCGGCGCGCTGGTCGACGCTTTCGTGGGCGAGGTCGAGGTCGTGGCGTACATCTCCATCGATGCGTCTCAGGGTCAGATCGACGGAGCGGTGGCGCGCATTGGCCAAATGCCCGAAGTGAAATCGGTGACGCTGGTGACCAGCGAAATGGCGCTGAAACGTTTCGCCGAGGAGTTGCCGGAAGTCGCCGACGTCGTGCGCGAGTTGGGCGAAAACCCGCTGCCGCCGAGTCTGGAAATCATCCTGCATCGCGGTTTTGACAATCGGGTGGCCATGGACGATTTCGCGGGCCGCGTGGCGCAGCTTCCCGGCGTGGTGGAGGTCGATGACGGCCGCCGCTGGATCGATCGACTCAGCCGTTTTATTCGCTATACCTGGGCCTTGGCCCTCGTGATGGGTCTGTTTTTGTCGCTGGCGGCAGGTCTGCTGGTGGCCAATACGATTCGTTTGGCGATCTACCGGCGGCGCGATGAAATCGGCATTTACCGCTTGGTGGGCGCCACAAAAGGCTTCATTCGCGGGCCTTTGCTCGCCGAGGGCGTGTTCCAGGGCGTTGTCGGTTCGCTTTTGGCGTTGGGGCTTTGCTATGGCCTGTATCGCTATATTCTGCACCGCGTGAGCCGGGGTGATTCCATACGCGACTGGTTGCTCGGCGGCGTCAACTTGATTTGGCCGGGGTGGACGGTAGTGGTGGCGGTTCTAGCGCTGGGCGGGGCGATCGGCCTAGTGGCTTCGTATCTTTCCACGAGGCGGTTTTTACGGGTATGA
- the ftsE gene encoding cell division ATP-binding protein FtsE: MIRFHRVSKKYGRGVVALDDVSVNIGKAEMVFLTGPSGAGKTTFLRMIYVAETPTEGQVLVAGRNIAKLRESSIPYLRRNIGVVFQEFRLLEDRTVFENVAMALEVLGTPRDLLRKKVMEILVHVGMQTKMDEWPAGLSGGEQQRVAIARALVNEPAIVLADEPTGNLDASMSRQIIELLSQIKLRGATVIVASHDEELVERHAERVLRLDRGKLVNALTEGGRRL; this comes from the coding sequence ATGATTCGATTTCATCGCGTCAGCAAAAAATACGGCCGCGGCGTCGTGGCGCTCGATGACGTATCGGTAAACATCGGCAAAGCCGAGATGGTCTTTCTCACCGGGCCGTCCGGAGCGGGTAAGACGACCTTCCTGCGCATGATCTACGTTGCCGAAACGCCGACCGAAGGACAGGTGCTGGTCGCGGGGCGGAATATCGCCAAGCTGCGCGAATCGTCGATTCCCTATCTGCGGCGCAATATCGGCGTTGTCTTTCAGGAATTCCGCTTGCTCGAGGACCGCACCGTGTTCGAAAACGTGGCGATGGCATTGGAGGTGCTGGGCACGCCTCGTGATTTACTTCGCAAAAAGGTGATGGAGATCCTCGTGCACGTGGGTATGCAGACCAAGATGGACGAGTGGCCCGCGGGCCTCTCCGGCGGCGAGCAGCAGCGGGTCGCCATTGCGCGCGCCTTGGTCAACGAGCCGGCGATCGTGCTGGCCGACGAACCCACCGGCAACCTCGACGCGAGCATGAGCCGGCAGATCATCGAACTGCTTTCGCAAATCAAACTGCGCGGCGCCACGGTCATCGTCGCCTCCCACGACGAGGAGTTGGTGGAACGCCACGCGGAGCGCGTCCTGCGGCTGGACCGCGGCAAATTGGTCAACGCTCTCACCGAGGGAGGTCGCCGGCTATGA
- a CDS encoding S41 family peptidase, producing MPRKMKMIIAVATMLMLIGGAVAAQTASSFAAQMSGPLRIFTDALVIVHSKYVEELSPSEIVYSALEGMLSRLDPHSAFLRPEAMRELDIDTRGKFEGLGIEITIRDSYIMIISPIDGTPAANAGLAPGDYIVKIDGESTRNITIFEAVKKLRGPAGSSVKINIWRKGWADSKEVEITRAPITVKVVKYRELEPGYGYVKLSQFTRNATQELKKAVLELDKTEGGLKGLVLDLRNNPGGLLDQAAGVSDLFVDDGLIVYTRGRDEDMQNVIKATRAGTVTSVPLTMLINAGSASASEIVAGCLQDQHRAILIGERSFGKGSVQTIVPMPDGSGLKLTTAKYFTPNGREIQAKGIEPDLAVPGDETAGVGKDKPRMLREADLDGHLEGADEEVNDTPDAPGVPPSVTLDEDKKSDDPQLDMALKVLKAWPVFMKAASNKN from the coding sequence ATGCCCCGAAAAATGAAAATGATCATTGCCGTTGCCACCATGTTGATGTTGATCGGCGGTGCCGTCGCGGCTCAAACAGCCAGCAGTTTCGCGGCCCAAATGAGCGGCCCGCTGCGCATCTTCACCGACGCGTTGGTGATTGTGCACAGCAAGTACGTCGAAGAATTGTCTCCCTCGGAGATCGTGTATTCCGCCCTGGAGGGAATGCTTTCCCGACTGGACCCGCACAGCGCTTTTTTGCGCCCGGAAGCCATGCGCGAATTGGATATCGACACCCGCGGCAAGTTTGAAGGCCTGGGCATCGAAATCACGATCCGCGACAGCTATATCATGATCATCAGCCCCATCGACGGCACGCCGGCGGCCAACGCCGGTTTGGCGCCGGGCGACTACATCGTCAAGATCGACGGCGAGTCGACGCGCAACATCACGATTTTTGAAGCTGTGAAAAAACTGCGCGGCCCGGCGGGCAGTTCGGTGAAAATCAACATCTGGCGCAAGGGTTGGGCCGATTCGAAGGAAGTCGAAATCACCCGGGCGCCGATTACCGTCAAGGTCGTCAAGTACCGCGAGCTCGAACCCGGGTACGGATACGTCAAACTCTCGCAGTTTACCCGCAACGCCACCCAGGAACTCAAAAAAGCCGTGCTGGAACTGGATAAGACCGAAGGCGGGTTGAAGGGACTCGTCCTGGATTTGCGAAACAACCCCGGCGGTCTGCTCGATCAGGCGGCGGGAGTGTCGGACCTGTTTGTCGACGACGGCCTCATCGTTTACACGCGAGGGCGCGACGAGGATATGCAAAACGTGATCAAAGCGACCCGCGCCGGTACCGTCACGTCCGTACCGCTGACCATGCTGATCAACGCGGGAAGCGCTAGTGCGTCGGAAATCGTCGCGGGGTGTCTGCAAGACCAGCACCGGGCGATTTTGATCGGGGAGCGCAGCTTCGGCAAAGGCTCCGTGCAGACGATCGTCCCGATGCCCGACGGCAGCGGCCTGAAGTTGACGACTGCCAAATACTTCACGCCCAACGGCCGGGAAATTCAGGCCAAGGGAATTGAACCCGACCTCGCCGTACCGGGGGACGAAACGGCCGGCGTCGGAAAAGACAAACCGCGGATGCTGCGCGAAGCCGATCTGGACGGACACCTCGAAGGCGCCGACGAAGAAGTCAATGACACGCCGGACGCGCCGGGCGTTCCGCCCTCGGTGACGTTGGACGAGGATAAAAAATCGGACGACCCGCAGTTGGATATGGCGCTCAAGGTGCTCAAAGCCTGGCCGGTCTTCATGAAAGCCGCCAGTAACAAGAACTGA
- a CDS encoding radical SAM protein: protein MAIPLRAKIGMGVGALRHRLFGACAPLNVMLAVTDHCNNRCAYCRIPELARPDPPLEKLQDLIRQMRRAGTWRLGIWGGEPLIRNDIGEIVATAKSLGMYVTIDTNGAFVDRHLDTLQNCDHVVVAYDGRRQAHQNNRCVGSHEAAVHALETLAGRVDLWTITVLTKYNLGEVDHILDLAERVGFACTFQVVHHNSVLGAPISDFLPDTKELRDVLGQIIARKEAGAPVANSVAYLEYLRAWPDFHHPQSPDPVGDLACLAGELYCNVDVDGSVYPCSLLIGLQEAPNAFELGFRRAFDGLQRHNCEACNASCYVEYNHLFALDPAVIWAWTKAMRKRP, encoded by the coding sequence ATGGCGATTCCGCTGCGAGCAAAAATCGGTATGGGCGTGGGCGCGTTACGTCACCGCCTGTTCGGCGCGTGCGCGCCCCTAAACGTGATGCTGGCCGTCACCGATCACTGCAATAACCGCTGCGCGTATTGCCGTATCCCGGAACTCGCCCGCCCCGACCCGCCGCTGGAGAAACTGCAGGACCTCATTCGCCAAATGCGGCGCGCCGGCACCTGGCGCCTGGGCATCTGGGGCGGCGAACCGCTGATACGCAACGATATCGGCGAAATCGTCGCCACGGCGAAGAGCCTGGGCATGTACGTCACCATCGACACCAACGGCGCGTTCGTCGACCGCCATCTCGATACCTTGCAAAACTGCGATCACGTCGTCGTGGCCTACGACGGCCGCCGCCAGGCCCACCAAAACAACCGCTGCGTCGGCAGCCACGAGGCCGCCGTCCATGCTCTGGAAACCCTGGCGGGCCGGGTTGATTTGTGGACGATCACCGTGCTGACCAAATACAACCTCGGCGAAGTCGACCATATTCTCGACCTGGCCGAGCGCGTCGGTTTCGCCTGCACGTTCCAAGTCGTCCATCACAACAGCGTTTTGGGCGCGCCGATAAGCGATTTCCTGCCCGACACCAAGGAACTGCGCGACGTACTCGGGCAGATCATTGCTCGCAAGGAAGCGGGCGCCCCGGTGGCCAACAGCGTCGCGTACCTGGAATACCTACGGGCCTGGCCCGATTTCCATCACCCGCAATCGCCTGACCCGGTGGGCGATTTGGCTTGCCTGGCCGGCGAGTTGTACTGCAACGTCGACGTCGACGGCTCGGTGTATCCCTGCTCACTGTTAATTGGACTGCAAGAAGCGCCCAACGCCTTCGAACTGGGTTTCCGGCGCGCTTTCGACGGGCTGCAACGCCACAACTGCGAGGCATGCAACGCCAGTTGCTACGTGGAATACAACCACTTGTTCGCGCTCGACCCCGCGGTGATCTGGGCGTGGACGAAGGCGATGCGAAAACGCCCCTGA
- a CDS encoding thymidine phosphorylase translates to MQAVDILRKKRDGLALRSEEIKWFVETNLTGEVTDYQLTAMLMAIFLQGMSEREVAALTRAFMESGRIVDLSHIVGPKVDKHSTGGVGDKVSLILAPMAACMGLKVPMVSGRGLGHTGGTLDKLESIPGYDPFLSMDRFEQLVDEIGCAIIGQTDDMCPADRKWYAMRDVTGTVESIDLITASIMSKKLAEGIDALVLDVKVGSGAFMQTMDDAVVLAESMVRLGREMDRPVRAVITDMNQPLGRQIGNANEVVESVEILRGQGDARLTDLCCILCAHMMAAGGVADDLDAATTAARETLTNGRALDTFKKMVAAQGGDVAYVEHPERLPQAPRQTVFTAPNEGVISAIDTAELGRAAGDLGAGRRRAEDEIDFGAGITIHKTLGDEVAAGEVICELHAGDQARLAAGLARLESVFSIGAEPVSPAPLVQQVVLSE, encoded by the coding sequence ATGCAAGCCGTGGACATCCTGCGCAAGAAACGCGACGGTTTGGCGCTGCGTTCGGAAGAAATTAAATGGTTCGTCGAGACGAATCTGACCGGTGAGGTCACCGACTACCAATTGACGGCCATGCTGATGGCGATTTTCCTGCAAGGCATGAGCGAGCGGGAAGTCGCGGCGTTGACGCGCGCGTTCATGGAATCCGGGCGCATCGTCGATTTATCCCATATCGTGGGCCCGAAAGTAGACAAACATTCGACCGGCGGCGTGGGCGATAAGGTAAGCCTGATCCTCGCGCCGATGGCGGCCTGTATGGGCTTGAAAGTGCCGATGGTCTCGGGCCGCGGGCTCGGCCACACCGGCGGCACACTCGACAAGCTGGAATCGATACCCGGCTACGACCCTTTCCTCTCGATGGACCGTTTCGAGCAGTTGGTGGACGAAATCGGCTGCGCCATCATCGGCCAAACCGACGATATGTGCCCCGCCGACCGCAAGTGGTACGCCATGCGCGACGTGACCGGCACGGTGGAGAGCATCGATCTGATCACGGCCAGCATTATGTCCAAGAAGCTCGCCGAGGGCATCGACGCGCTGGTGCTGGACGTGAAGGTGGGTTCCGGGGCGTTTATGCAGACGATGGACGATGCGGTGGTGCTGGCCGAGTCGATGGTGCGTCTGGGCCGCGAAATGGACCGCCCCGTGCGCGCTGTGATCACCGACATGAATCAACCGCTCGGGCGGCAAATCGGCAACGCGAACGAGGTCGTCGAGTCGGTGGAAATCTTGCGCGGCCAAGGCGATGCTAGGCTGACGGATTTATGTTGTATCCTCTGCGCGCATATGATGGCGGCCGGCGGCGTGGCCGACGATTTGGATGCGGCGACGACGGCGGCTCGGGAAACGCTCACCAACGGCCGGGCGTTGGACACGTTCAAAAAGATGGTGGCGGCGCAAGGCGGCGACGTGGCGTACGTGGAGCATCCCGAGCGGTTGCCGCAAGCGCCGCGGCAAACGGTGTTTACGGCGCCGAACGAGGGCGTCATTTCGGCAATCGACACCGCCGAGTTGGGTCGCGCGGCCGGGGATCTGGGCGCGGGTCGGCGGCGGGCGGAAGACGAGATCGATTTCGGCGCCGGCATCACGATACACAAAACCCTCGGGGATGAAGTGGCCGCGGGGGAAGTGATATGCGAACTTCACGCCGGTGACCAGGCGCGACTTGCCGCGGGCTTGGCGCGACTGGAATCGGTATTTTCGATCGGGGCCGAACCGGTAAGCCCGGCCCCCTTGGTCCAGCAGGTGGTACTGAGCGAATGA
- a CDS encoding bifunctional riboflavin kinase/FAD synthetase: MKQFNEDLTGFAELGETVITIGNFDGVHRGHQFVISRLNAVAKQLNAPSVAVTFEPHPVKVLNPDKDFQLVLPYKERRRMIARYGVDAVVTLPFTAETAKMPAEQWVREVLIERMSLRHLLIGYDFSFGRGRDGDAAHLSRLGEKYGFEVAQIAAIEEDERPISSSRVRRLVAAGEIQKTTMLLGRPYHLSGTIVHGDGRGRSLGYPTANLQTEWELIPHIGVYAAVAELDGEPRAAAVSVGHNPTFDLRELRIEAYLLDFDDDLSGRELTLHFVRRLRDEKKFHDVNHLIAAMSDDVERTRALFAAKPPELWLT, encoded by the coding sequence ATGAAACAATTCAACGAAGATCTTACCGGCTTCGCCGAACTGGGCGAGACGGTAATCACCATCGGCAATTTCGACGGCGTCCACCGCGGGCATCAATTCGTGATTTCGCGCCTCAACGCGGTTGCCAAGCAGTTGAATGCGCCGAGCGTGGCGGTCACCTTCGAACCGCATCCGGTCAAGGTGCTCAACCCGGACAAAGACTTTCAACTCGTCTTGCCCTACAAGGAACGCCGGCGGATGATCGCTCGTTACGGCGTCGATGCCGTGGTGACGCTTCCGTTCACTGCGGAGACGGCGAAAATGCCCGCCGAACAGTGGGTGCGCGAAGTGCTGATCGAGCGTATGTCGCTGCGTCATTTGTTGATCGGCTACGATTTCAGCTTCGGCCGCGGTCGCGACGGCGACGCGGCGCACCTTAGCCGGTTGGGCGAAAAATACGGCTTCGAAGTTGCGCAAATTGCGGCCATCGAGGAAGACGAGCGGCCGATCAGTTCCAGCCGCGTCCGCCGTCTGGTCGCAGCGGGCGAGATACAAAAGACGACGATGTTGCTCGGGCGGCCGTATCACTTAAGTGGCACAATCGTGCACGGCGACGGCCGCGGCCGTAGCTTGGGGTATCCAACGGCCAACCTCCAAACCGAGTGGGAGTTGATTCCGCATATCGGCGTCTACGCCGCTGTGGCGGAATTGGATGGCGAACCGCGGGCGGCCGCCGTGAGCGTGGGCCACAACCCGACTTTTGATTTGCGGGAACTGCGCATTGAGGCGTATCTGCTTGATTTCGATGACGATTTGAGCGGCCGCGAGTTGACGCTGCATTTCGTGCGCCGCTTGCGCGACGAGAAGAAATTCCACGATGTCAATCATTTGATTGCGGCAATGAGCGACGATGTCGAGCGCACGCGGGCGTTGTTTGCCGCCAAACCACCGGAATTATGGCTGACGTAA